Proteins from a genomic interval of Triplophysa dalaica isolate WHDGS20190420 chromosome 13, ASM1584641v1, whole genome shotgun sequence:
- the wasf1 gene encoding actin-binding protein WASF1 isoform X1: MPLVKRSIEPRHLCHTAVPHAIKNELECVTNISLANVIRQLSSLSKYAEDVFGELFNEAHAFSFRVNALQDRVDRLSISVTQLDPKEEELSLQDITMRKAFRSSTIQDQQLFERLSLPIPMKETYEVCEEPPPLNILTPYRDDGKEGLKFYTNPSFFFDLWREKMLQDTEDKRKEKRKQKLQDHQMNDQVYKYLDLPVQQKNIDRPHDLEKVPRAPHDRKKDWQKMALGAELADDDMDDRQKDTNGSATYQDGRQVYIDHLDGSFSLAALPYSQMNELLNRTGDRAYGRPHEPPPPPPTYPPDIKSASVLSSGFSDSITQSPARMPVFLNPNAPPPAPPPLPPPPPPLPTSAGQSGSRMRSTAPHTIPPLPSQQPLAIPPAPAPLQIAPGVLHPAPPPVAPPLHSSPARIPQDRGPPSSGDGAVLPPPPPPPPLPLQGNRSPSHPSTTPKMPSFPPGAVSSPPAHSGHEGKRYPSNLPPITDARSVLLEAIRKGIQLRKVEEQREQEAKHERVGNDVATILSRRIAVEYSDSEDESEFDEVDWME, from the exons ATGCCGCTGGTAAAGCGCAGCATCGAACCGCGTCACCTGTGTCACACGGCTGTGCCGCACGCCATTAAAAATGAACTGGAGTGTGTGACCAACATCTCGCTAGCCAACGTCATCCGACAGCTCAGCAGTCTCA gtaAATATGCAGAGGATGTGTTTGGAGAGCTCTTTAATGAAGCACATGCCTTCTCCTTCAGAGTGAACGCACTTCAGGACAGAGTCGACCGCCTGTCAATCAGTGTCACTCAACTCGACCCCAAAGAAGAGGAGT tGTCTCTTCAGGATATCACCATGAGAAAAGCTTTCCGCAGCTCCACCATTCAAGATCAGCAGCTGTTTGAGCGTCTGTCTCTGCCGATCCCCATGAAGGAGACGTATGAGGTGTGTGAGGAGCCGCCGCCACTCAACATCCTCACACCCTACAG GGATGATGGGAAGGAGGGTCTGAAGTTCTACACCAACCCGTCGTTTTTCTTTGACCTGTGGAGAGAGAAGATGCTGCAGGACACTGAGGAcaagagaaaagagaagaggAAACAGAAG ttGCAGGATCACCAGATGAATGATCAGGTCTATAAATATTTAGATCTTCCTGTGCAG cagaAGAACATCGACAGGCCTCATGATCTAGAGAAAGTCCCGCGAGCTCCTCACGATCGTAAGAAGGATTGGCAGAAGATGGCGTTAGGGGCGGAGCTTGCTGACGATGATATGgatgacagacagaaagacaccAACGGCTCGGCAACATACCAGGAcggcag GCAGGTGTATATCGATCATTTGGACGGCTCGTTCTCTCTGGCGGCTTTACCGTACTCACAGATGAATGAACTTCTGAACCGGACGGGAGACAGAGCGTACGGACGCCCACATGAGCCGCCTCCTCCTCCACCCACATATCCACCTGATATCAAATCAGCCTCTGTACTCAg CTCAGGTTTCTCCGACAGCATCACACAGTCTCCGGCTCGCATGCCAGTCTTCCTCAACCCAAATGCCCCGCCCCCAGCACCTCCACCTTTGCCCCCACCCCCTCCACCTCTTCCCACCTCTGCTGGCCAATCAGGTTCCAGAATGCGCAGTACAGCCCCTCATACCATTCCCCCCCTCCCGTCACAGCAGCCTCTTGCTATCCCCCCTGCTCCCGCCCCCCTCCAGATCGCCCCTGGAGTCCTACACCCCGCCCCCCCTCCAGTGGCTCCACCCCTTCACTCGTCACCCGCCCGCATACCGCAGGATAGAGGCCCGCCCTCCAGCGGAGATGGAGCCGTTCTGCCTCCgccccctcctcctcctcctctgccGCTGCAAGGCaacagaagcccctcccatccCTCGACCACGCCCAAGATGCCCTCCTTTCCTCCGGGAGCCGTGTCTTCACCACCCGCCCATTCTGGTCACGAGGGCAAGAGGTATCCCTCCAACCTGCCGCCAATCACCGACGCCCGCAGCGTCCTATTGGAGGCCATCCGTAAAG gtattCAGCTGAGGAAGGTGGAGGAACAGAGGGAACAGGAGGCCAAACACGAGCGTGTGGGCAATGACGTGGCCACCATCCTCTCTCGCCGCATCGCCGTGGAGTACAGCGACTCTGAGGACGAATCTGAGTTTGATGAAGTCGACTGGATGGAATGA
- the wasf1 gene encoding actin-binding protein WASF1 isoform X2: MPLVKRSIEPRHLCHTAVPHAIKNELECVTNISLANVIRQLSSLSKYAEDVFGELFNEAHAFSFRVNALQDRVDRLSISVTQLDPKEEELSLQDITMRKAFRSSTIQDQQLFERLSLPIPMKETYEVCEEPPPLNILTPYRDDGKEGLKFYTNPSFFFDLWREKMLQDTEDKRKEKRKQKLQDHQMNDQVYKYLDLPVQKNIDRPHDLEKVPRAPHDRKKDWQKMALGAELADDDMDDRQKDTNGSATYQDGRQVYIDHLDGSFSLAALPYSQMNELLNRTGDRAYGRPHEPPPPPPTYPPDIKSASVLSSGFSDSITQSPARMPVFLNPNAPPPAPPPLPPPPPPLPTSAGQSGSRMRSTAPHTIPPLPSQQPLAIPPAPAPLQIAPGVLHPAPPPVAPPLHSSPARIPQDRGPPSSGDGAVLPPPPPPPPLPLQGNRSPSHPSTTPKMPSFPPGAVSSPPAHSGHEGKRYPSNLPPITDARSVLLEAIRKGIQLRKVEEQREQEAKHERVGNDVATILSRRIAVEYSDSEDESEFDEVDWME, encoded by the exons ATGCCGCTGGTAAAGCGCAGCATCGAACCGCGTCACCTGTGTCACACGGCTGTGCCGCACGCCATTAAAAATGAACTGGAGTGTGTGACCAACATCTCGCTAGCCAACGTCATCCGACAGCTCAGCAGTCTCA gtaAATATGCAGAGGATGTGTTTGGAGAGCTCTTTAATGAAGCACATGCCTTCTCCTTCAGAGTGAACGCACTTCAGGACAGAGTCGACCGCCTGTCAATCAGTGTCACTCAACTCGACCCCAAAGAAGAGGAGT tGTCTCTTCAGGATATCACCATGAGAAAAGCTTTCCGCAGCTCCACCATTCAAGATCAGCAGCTGTTTGAGCGTCTGTCTCTGCCGATCCCCATGAAGGAGACGTATGAGGTGTGTGAGGAGCCGCCGCCACTCAACATCCTCACACCCTACAG GGATGATGGGAAGGAGGGTCTGAAGTTCTACACCAACCCGTCGTTTTTCTTTGACCTGTGGAGAGAGAAGATGCTGCAGGACACTGAGGAcaagagaaaagagaagaggAAACAGAAG ttGCAGGATCACCAGATGAATGATCAGGTCTATAAATATTTAGATCTTCCTGTGCAG aAGAACATCGACAGGCCTCATGATCTAGAGAAAGTCCCGCGAGCTCCTCACGATCGTAAGAAGGATTGGCAGAAGATGGCGTTAGGGGCGGAGCTTGCTGACGATGATATGgatgacagacagaaagacaccAACGGCTCGGCAACATACCAGGAcggcag GCAGGTGTATATCGATCATTTGGACGGCTCGTTCTCTCTGGCGGCTTTACCGTACTCACAGATGAATGAACTTCTGAACCGGACGGGAGACAGAGCGTACGGACGCCCACATGAGCCGCCTCCTCCTCCACCCACATATCCACCTGATATCAAATCAGCCTCTGTACTCAg CTCAGGTTTCTCCGACAGCATCACACAGTCTCCGGCTCGCATGCCAGTCTTCCTCAACCCAAATGCCCCGCCCCCAGCACCTCCACCTTTGCCCCCACCCCCTCCACCTCTTCCCACCTCTGCTGGCCAATCAGGTTCCAGAATGCGCAGTACAGCCCCTCATACCATTCCCCCCCTCCCGTCACAGCAGCCTCTTGCTATCCCCCCTGCTCCCGCCCCCCTCCAGATCGCCCCTGGAGTCCTACACCCCGCCCCCCCTCCAGTGGCTCCACCCCTTCACTCGTCACCCGCCCGCATACCGCAGGATAGAGGCCCGCCCTCCAGCGGAGATGGAGCCGTTCTGCCTCCgccccctcctcctcctcctctgccGCTGCAAGGCaacagaagcccctcccatccCTCGACCACGCCCAAGATGCCCTCCTTTCCTCCGGGAGCCGTGTCTTCACCACCCGCCCATTCTGGTCACGAGGGCAAGAGGTATCCCTCCAACCTGCCGCCAATCACCGACGCCCGCAGCGTCCTATTGGAGGCCATCCGTAAAG gtattCAGCTGAGGAAGGTGGAGGAACAGAGGGAACAGGAGGCCAAACACGAGCGTGTGGGCAATGACGTGGCCACCATCCTCTCTCGCCGCATCGCCGTGGAGTACAGCGACTCTGAGGACGAATCTGAGTTTGATGAAGTCGACTGGATGGAATGA
- the LOC130434630 gene encoding G-protein coupled receptor 6 has protein sequence MNESGAVNESSTGLPSPTWLETGALEGNVSIALSATAQAFHVNPWDIMLCLSGTVIACENAIVVAIIFYTPTLRNPMFVLIGSLATADLLAGIGLILNFVFRYVISSETISLVTVGFLVASFTASISSLLAITIDRYLSLYNALTYFSEKTLQYVHLMLVGSWGVSLCLGLLPVLGWNCLDDASTCSIVRPLTRTNLTLLAASFFIIFLLMLSLYFKICKIVCRHAHQIALQQHFFTTSHYVATKKGVSTLAIILGTFGASWLPFAIYCLVGEREYPAVYTYATLLPATYNSMINPIIYAYRNADIQRSICLLFCGCFQTAGSHRSRSPSEV, from the coding sequence ATGAACGAGAGCGGGGCGGTCAACGAGAGCAGTACAGGCTTGCCTTCGCCCACCTGGCTCGAAACCGGAGCTTTGGAAGGCAACGTGAGCATCGCGCTGTCCGCCACGGCACAGGCGTTTCACGTCAACCCCTGGGACATTATGTTGTGCCTCTCCGGCACCGTCATCGCCTGCGAGAACGCCATCGTGGTGGCCATCATCTTCTACACGCCCACCTTGAGGAACCCCATGTTCGTTCTCATCGGCAGCCTGGCGACGGCAGACCTCCTCGCTGGGATTGGATTAATTCTCAACTTCGTGTTTCGGTACGTGATTTCCTCGGAGACCATCAGCCTGGTCACGGTGGGCTTCCTGGTGGCGTCCTTCACGGCCTCCATCAGCAGCCTCCTGGCCATCACCATCGACCGCTACCTGTCTCTCTACAACGCACTGACGTACTTCTCGGAAAAGACACTCCAGTACGTGCACCTGATGCTGGTGGGCAGCTGGGGCGTGTCTCTGTGTCTGGGGCTGCTGCCCGTGTTGGGCTGGAACTGTCTGGACGATGCGTCCACCTGCAGCATCGTGCGGCCCCTCACGAGAACCAACCTCACGCTGCTGGCCGCCTCTTTCTTCATCATCTTTCTTCTCATGCTCAGCCTGTACTTCAAGATCTGCAAGATTGTGTGCCGCCATGCGCATCAGATCGCCCTCCAGCAGCACTTCTTCACCACCTCGCACTATGTGGCCACCAAGAAAGGCGTCTCCACGCTGGCCATCATCCTGGGCACCTTCGGGGCGAGCTGGCTGCCCTTCGCCATTTACTGTTTGGTAGGAGAGCGGGAGTACCCTGCGGTGTACACGTACGCCACGCTGCTGCCTGCCACCTACAACTCCATGATCAACCCCATCATCTACGCCTACAGGAACGCTGACATCCAGCGCTCCATCTGTCTGCTCTTCTGCGGCTGTTTTCAGACGGCCGGCTCGCATCGCTCCAGATCGCCCAGTGAGGTGTAG